In a single window of the Nicotiana tomentosiformis chromosome 8, ASM39032v3, whole genome shotgun sequence genome:
- the LOC104099549 gene encoding uncharacterized protein isoform X3, with protein MNGLVIDENQRRVGKKENGNSWKCAYGYAQHRRCKSASDKNVAVSKGGDRQSVRKELNEPPVLLPSARSCKASPLHEFSKIISREAVPDHRVSLEKDIEQLQMRLQQEKSMRMVLERAMGRASSTLSPGHRHFAAQTKELIAEIELLEEEVANREQHVLSLYRSIFEECISRPSSEQSSVMTSPAHNKAESRKHPSIISSAFCSSKKFPLRTFQDLAAINELGKRNLSQSKSRHASFYNSKANAHIQKSCSGHAKEQTSMEKAPLSRSLKDHLYQCPSKLSEEMVRCMAAVYCWLRSTDQSTSTEEKRSPLSSRSSTNVIIPKHDIKEDRDWFCKSTIEISWIATDKNKFSRASYAISNYRVLVEQLERTNISQMETNAKMAFWINLYNSLVMHAYLAYGIPQNSLRRLALFHKAAYNVGGQIISANAIEQSIFGLRTHRIGRWLESILSTALRKRSGEEKQLISSKFALQEFQPLVLFSLCTGAFSDPMI; from the exons ATGAATGGTTTAGTGATAGATGAAAATCAGAGAAGAGTTGGTAAGAAAGAAAATGGCAATTCTTGGAAATGTGCATATGGTTATGCCCAACATAGGCGTTGTAAAAG TGCTTCCGACAAAAACGTTGCTGTATCGAAAGGCGGAGACAGACAATCCGTAAGAAAAGAGTTGAATGAACCACCT GTTTTGCTACCTTCAGCAAGGAGTTGTAAAGCAAGTCCATTACATGAATTCTCCAAAATTATTAGCAGAGAGGCAGTTCCAGACCACAGAGTCTCCTTGGAAAAAGAT ATCGAGCAGTTACAAATGCGTTTGCAGCAAGAAAAGTCGATGCGTATGGTGCTTGAGAGGGCAATGGGACGAGCTTCTAGCACCCTCTCTCCTGGACATAGGCATTTTGCTGCTCAG ACAAAAGAATTGATAGCTGAGATTGAATTACTTGAAGAAGAGGTTGCAAACCGTGAGCAGCATGTCCTTTCGCTGTACAGGAGCATTTTTGAAGAATGCATTAGCCGGCCTTCTTCTGAGCAAAGTTCGGTCATGACTTCTCCAGCACATAATAAAGCTGAGTCAAGAAAACACCCAAGTATAATATCAAGTGCCTTTTGCTCATCCAAAAAGTTTCCTTTGCGGACATTCCAAGATCTTGCTGCCATAAATGAATTGGGAAAGAGAAACTTGTCGCAGTCAAAATCAAGACATGCTTCATTTTATAATAGTAAAGCTAATGCACACATTCAGAAAAGTTGTTCAGGTCATGCTAAG GAGCAAACATCAATGGAGAAAGCTCCTCTGTCCCGAAGTCTTAAAGACCATCTTTACCAGTGCCCCAGTAAGTTGTCTGAGGAAATGGTAAGGTGTATGGCTGCAGTATACTGTTGGCTCCGTAGTACAGATCAATCGACAAGTACTGAAGAAAAGCGATCACCTTTGTCATCAAGGTCATCCACTAATGTGATAATTCCAAAGCATGATATTAAAGAGGACAGAGATTGGTTTTGCAAATCCACTATTGAAATATCTTGGATAGCAACAGACAAGAATAAATTCTCTCGCGCATCTTACGCCATCAGCAACTACAG AGTTTTGGTGGAGCAATTGGAAAGAACAAATATCAGTCAGATGGAAACCAATGCCAAGATGGCATTCTGGATCAACTTGTACAATTCCTTAGTCATGCAT GCATATCTGGCATATGGGATACCACAGAACTCCCTTAGGAGATTGGCATTGTTTCACAAG GCTGCTTACAATGTTGGTGGCCAGATCATAAGTGCCAATGCCATTGAACAGTCGATTTTTGGCCTGCGTACACATCGGATTGGACGG TGGTTAGAGTCCATTCTGTCAACTGCTTTACGGAAAAGATCGGGAGAAGAAAAGCAACTCATCAGTTCAAAATTCGCCCTTCAAGAGTTCCAGCCCCTTGTTTTGTTTTCTCTTTGCACTGGCGCTTTTTCCGATCCCATG ATTTGA
- the LOC104099549 gene encoding uncharacterized protein isoform X1 — protein MNGLVIDENQRRVGKKENGNSWKCAYGYAQHRRCKSASDKNVAVSKGGDRQSVRKELNEPPVLLPSARSCKASPLHEFSKIISREAVPDHRVSLEKDIEQLQMRLQQEKSMRMVLERAMGRASSTLSPGHRHFAAQTKELIAEIELLEEEVANREQHVLSLYRSIFEECISRPSSEQSSVMTSPAHNKAESRKHPSIISSAFCSSKKFPLRTFQDLAAINELGKRNLSQSKSRHASFYNSKANAHIQKSCSGHAKEQTSMEKAPLSRSLKDHLYQCPSKLSEEMVRCMAAVYCWLRSTDQSTSTEEKRSPLSSRSSTNVIIPKHDIKEDRDWFCKSTIEISWIATDKNKFSRASYAISNYRVLVEQLERTNISQMETNAKMAFWINLYNSLVMHAYLAYGIPQNSLRRLALFHKAAYNVGGQIISANAIEQSIFGLRTHRIGRWLESILSTALRKRSGEEKQLISSKFALQEFQPLVLFSLCTGAFSDPMLKVYTALNIVEELEAAKKEFLQANIVVKKSKRVFLPKVLERYAKEASIPADDLLNWVMENVEKKLRDSIQKCIDGRTNKKSSQIIEWLPYSSRFQYVISKDFTEKPWWA, from the exons ATGAATGGTTTAGTGATAGATGAAAATCAGAGAAGAGTTGGTAAGAAAGAAAATGGCAATTCTTGGAAATGTGCATATGGTTATGCCCAACATAGGCGTTGTAAAAG TGCTTCCGACAAAAACGTTGCTGTATCGAAAGGCGGAGACAGACAATCCGTAAGAAAAGAGTTGAATGAACCACCT GTTTTGCTACCTTCAGCAAGGAGTTGTAAAGCAAGTCCATTACATGAATTCTCCAAAATTATTAGCAGAGAGGCAGTTCCAGACCACAGAGTCTCCTTGGAAAAAGAT ATCGAGCAGTTACAAATGCGTTTGCAGCAAGAAAAGTCGATGCGTATGGTGCTTGAGAGGGCAATGGGACGAGCTTCTAGCACCCTCTCTCCTGGACATAGGCATTTTGCTGCTCAG ACAAAAGAATTGATAGCTGAGATTGAATTACTTGAAGAAGAGGTTGCAAACCGTGAGCAGCATGTCCTTTCGCTGTACAGGAGCATTTTTGAAGAATGCATTAGCCGGCCTTCTTCTGAGCAAAGTTCGGTCATGACTTCTCCAGCACATAATAAAGCTGAGTCAAGAAAACACCCAAGTATAATATCAAGTGCCTTTTGCTCATCCAAAAAGTTTCCTTTGCGGACATTCCAAGATCTTGCTGCCATAAATGAATTGGGAAAGAGAAACTTGTCGCAGTCAAAATCAAGACATGCTTCATTTTATAATAGTAAAGCTAATGCACACATTCAGAAAAGTTGTTCAGGTCATGCTAAG GAGCAAACATCAATGGAGAAAGCTCCTCTGTCCCGAAGTCTTAAAGACCATCTTTACCAGTGCCCCAGTAAGTTGTCTGAGGAAATGGTAAGGTGTATGGCTGCAGTATACTGTTGGCTCCGTAGTACAGATCAATCGACAAGTACTGAAGAAAAGCGATCACCTTTGTCATCAAGGTCATCCACTAATGTGATAATTCCAAAGCATGATATTAAAGAGGACAGAGATTGGTTTTGCAAATCCACTATTGAAATATCTTGGATAGCAACAGACAAGAATAAATTCTCTCGCGCATCTTACGCCATCAGCAACTACAG AGTTTTGGTGGAGCAATTGGAAAGAACAAATATCAGTCAGATGGAAACCAATGCCAAGATGGCATTCTGGATCAACTTGTACAATTCCTTAGTCATGCAT GCATATCTGGCATATGGGATACCACAGAACTCCCTTAGGAGATTGGCATTGTTTCACAAG GCTGCTTACAATGTTGGTGGCCAGATCATAAGTGCCAATGCCATTGAACAGTCGATTTTTGGCCTGCGTACACATCGGATTGGACGG TGGTTAGAGTCCATTCTGTCAACTGCTTTACGGAAAAGATCGGGAGAAGAAAAGCAACTCATCAGTTCAAAATTCGCCCTTCAAGAGTTCCAGCCCCTTGTTTTGTTTTCTCTTTGCACTGGCGCTTTTTCCGATCCCATG CTGAAAGTGTACACAGCCTTAAATATTGTGGAGGAGTTGGAAGCAGCAAAGAAAGAGTTTCTACAGGCTAATATTGTCGTAAAGAAGTCAAAAAGAGTATTCTTGCCTAAGGTTCTCGAAAGATACGCGAAGGAAGCTAGTATTCCAGCGGATGATCTTCTTAACTGGGTTATGGAAAACGTTGAAAAGAAGCTTCGCGATTCCATTCAGAAATGTATTGACGGACGAACCAATAAAAAGTCGTCTCAGATAATTGAATGGCTACCTTACTCTTCAAGATTCCAATATGTTATTTCAAAAGATTTTACAGAGAAACCTTGGTGGGCATAG
- the LOC104099549 gene encoding uncharacterized protein isoform X2, protein MRLQQEKSMRMVLERAMGRASSTLSPGHRHFAAQTKELIAEIELLEEEVANREQHVLSLYRSIFEECISRPSSEQSSVMTSPAHNKAESRKHPSIISSAFCSSKKFPLRTFQDLAAINELGKRNLSQSKSRHASFYNSKANAHIQKSCSGHAKEQTSMEKAPLSRSLKDHLYQCPSKLSEEMVRCMAAVYCWLRSTDQSTSTEEKRSPLSSRSSTNVIIPKHDIKEDRDWFCKSTIEISWIATDKNKFSRASYAISNYRVLVEQLERTNISQMETNAKMAFWINLYNSLVMHAYLAYGIPQNSLRRLALFHKAAYNVGGQIISANAIEQSIFGLRTHRIGRWLESILSTALRKRSGEEKQLISSKFALQEFQPLVLFSLCTGAFSDPMLKVYTALNIVEELEAAKKEFLQANIVVKKSKRVFLPKVLERYAKEASIPADDLLNWVMENVEKKLRDSIQKCIDGRTNKKSSQIIEWLPYSSRFQYVISKDFTEKPWWA, encoded by the exons ATGCGTTTGCAGCAAGAAAAGTCGATGCGTATGGTGCTTGAGAGGGCAATGGGACGAGCTTCTAGCACCCTCTCTCCTGGACATAGGCATTTTGCTGCTCAG ACAAAAGAATTGATAGCTGAGATTGAATTACTTGAAGAAGAGGTTGCAAACCGTGAGCAGCATGTCCTTTCGCTGTACAGGAGCATTTTTGAAGAATGCATTAGCCGGCCTTCTTCTGAGCAAAGTTCGGTCATGACTTCTCCAGCACATAATAAAGCTGAGTCAAGAAAACACCCAAGTATAATATCAAGTGCCTTTTGCTCATCCAAAAAGTTTCCTTTGCGGACATTCCAAGATCTTGCTGCCATAAATGAATTGGGAAAGAGAAACTTGTCGCAGTCAAAATCAAGACATGCTTCATTTTATAATAGTAAAGCTAATGCACACATTCAGAAAAGTTGTTCAGGTCATGCTAAG GAGCAAACATCAATGGAGAAAGCTCCTCTGTCCCGAAGTCTTAAAGACCATCTTTACCAGTGCCCCAGTAAGTTGTCTGAGGAAATGGTAAGGTGTATGGCTGCAGTATACTGTTGGCTCCGTAGTACAGATCAATCGACAAGTACTGAAGAAAAGCGATCACCTTTGTCATCAAGGTCATCCACTAATGTGATAATTCCAAAGCATGATATTAAAGAGGACAGAGATTGGTTTTGCAAATCCACTATTGAAATATCTTGGATAGCAACAGACAAGAATAAATTCTCTCGCGCATCTTACGCCATCAGCAACTACAG AGTTTTGGTGGAGCAATTGGAAAGAACAAATATCAGTCAGATGGAAACCAATGCCAAGATGGCATTCTGGATCAACTTGTACAATTCCTTAGTCATGCAT GCATATCTGGCATATGGGATACCACAGAACTCCCTTAGGAGATTGGCATTGTTTCACAAG GCTGCTTACAATGTTGGTGGCCAGATCATAAGTGCCAATGCCATTGAACAGTCGATTTTTGGCCTGCGTACACATCGGATTGGACGG TGGTTAGAGTCCATTCTGTCAACTGCTTTACGGAAAAGATCGGGAGAAGAAAAGCAACTCATCAGTTCAAAATTCGCCCTTCAAGAGTTCCAGCCCCTTGTTTTGTTTTCTCTTTGCACTGGCGCTTTTTCCGATCCCATG CTGAAAGTGTACACAGCCTTAAATATTGTGGAGGAGTTGGAAGCAGCAAAGAAAGAGTTTCTACAGGCTAATATTGTCGTAAAGAAGTCAAAAAGAGTATTCTTGCCTAAGGTTCTCGAAAGATACGCGAAGGAAGCTAGTATTCCAGCGGATGATCTTCTTAACTGGGTTATGGAAAACGTTGAAAAGAAGCTTCGCGATTCCATTCAGAAATGTATTGACGGACGAACCAATAAAAAGTCGTCTCAGATAATTGAATGGCTACCTTACTCTTCAAGATTCCAATATGTTATTTCAAAAGATTTTACAGAGAAACCTTGGTGGGCATAG